A portion of the Sabethes cyaneus chromosome 3, idSabCyanKW18_F2, whole genome shotgun sequence genome contains these proteins:
- the LOC128743115 gene encoding segmentation protein even-skipped produces MQGFRNYNMDAMQHREQSISVDLLNAHQYSSKSSPPLSPLSDCNSPPTEHGQQQAPLDPSVRRYRTAFTRDQLARLEKEFYKENYVSRPRRCELAAQLNLPESTIKVWFQNRRMKDKRQRMAVVWPYAAIHSDPAFAASILQAAVNSVGMPYGYPPTPMLPQMPVMPPQIPATATNHYSYGYRYAPYPIPQRNASLQTPAYPIAAAAMLSSMPQGYTPLSIPKPHTPPHDLQSPSSPHSALSLSPASDKSKLDLSSSTSTSTSSPLKSLNGSAQGLLMTAACTPCQTILTPSPEKPKLFKPYKSEL; encoded by the exons ATGCAAGGATTCCGGAACTACAACATGGACGCGATGCAACACCGCGAGCAATCCATTTCTGTGGATTTACTCAACGCTCATCAATATAGCTCTAAATCATCACCGCCACTATCTCCATTAAGTG ACTGCAACAGCCCGCCGACGGAACATGGGCAGCAACAAGCACCACTGGACCCATCTGTCCGGAGGTATCGAACAGCCTTCACCAGAGATCAGCTTGCCCGACTTGAGAAGGAATTCTACAAGGAAAATTACGTTTCTCGTCCACGGCGATGTGAGCTTGCCGCTCAACTAAACCTCCCGGAGTCAACAATTAAG GTCTGGTTCCAAAATCGTCGCATGAAAGATAAACGCCAGCGGATGGCCGTTGTTTGGCCTTACGCAGCTATACACTCAGATCCtgcttttgccgcatcgatCCTGCAAGCTGCTGTAAATTCTGTCGGTATGCCTTACGGATATCCACCAACTCCAATGTTACCGCAAATGCCAGTGATGCCGCCACAAATACCAGCTACAGCAACGAATCATTACTCCTACGGTTACCGTTACGCTCCTTATCCAATCCCACAGAGGAATGCATCTCTTCAAACACCCGCTTATCCAATTGCCGCCGCCGCCATGCTAAGCAGTATGCCGCAAGGTTATACACCATTATCCATTCCAAAACCACACACTCCTCCGCACGATCTTCAAAGCCCGTCATCACCGCATTCGGCACTATCTCTTAGTCCCGCGTCGGACAAATCGAAATTAGACCTCTCGTCATCAACCTCGACCAGCACCAGTAGTCCTCTGAAGTCATTAAACGGATCCGCTCAGGGGCTCCTTATGACTGCTGCCTGTACGCCCTGCCAAACAATCTTGACGCCATCGCCAGAAAAACCAAAGCTGTTTAAACCTTACAAATCGGAGCTGTAA